DNA from Alnus glutinosa chromosome 2, dhAlnGlut1.1, whole genome shotgun sequence:
tcctattttaggaaaaatttagggaaccaaaccactttttttcCCCTATACACAAACAccccacaacagcttccctttatctttccctataaattaaaataatatttcttttatcttttacttttttttctttttaatttcattgcagactttcctcctcctcttcttcttctttctttttctattgagactttttttttttttttctctcttccggTTCTctctcagattttttttttttttcgtcttcttctccctctcatctgtctctcttctttctttcttttttttttttttcccgtcttctctccctctctctctcgtctccatcttcttcctattttgtctatctattttttttctttcttccataaactcttctctctctctcttgtctgCATCTTCTTTGAGGTTGAAGAATGAGAACAaaatgagagaggagagagagagagctgtttTTTTTAGAATGAGGAATGATGATGCGtgaagaagagaggagagaggagagagaaacttttttttttttattaaaataatctgttgggaagctacagtgcttctcaatgtattgggaagcactgtagcttcccaagcATCCTCATCTAAAATGAGGAAGCTGCTGTGGCTCATattttgcacattttttttcaaatttttcctattttaaggaatagaactacttatagggcatctgctactagtgctcttatatatatactctaagAGGTTTAGACTTGAGAGTGAGTCAGTGAGACACAAACGATTGAGAGATGAGAGGCTGTTGAGTGCGTGTGGTGTGAGAGAATGAGAGGAGCAAAATGAaatgagaagagaaaaaaatgataagGCATCTAAacctaaaacgacgtcgttttgtgtatatatataggcgGTGAGCGGTTATTACCCATCTCTGCCTACAAAAGCGGTTATGCGGTTAGCGGAGTACTGCCTGCCTTTATACCCCTAGTAAACATCGGAATTGGAAAACTGTAATGAAATACAAAGTTGTATTTTGTCTTCAATAGATGTCAGAATCAAAATGTATGGCTGTTTTACTCCGACTAGGTCTATGTTGGACATCATACACAAACTTGAATTCTCATTCTTGATCAATTTTTGCATTGACTTAACCTTCGATATTTAAAACTTACAACGAAACATGTTTTGACATTGAATTTATcaacactaaaaacctaacactGAGGACACATGCATGACCAATATACAACAGTGCACAAGATGGCGAAGGTGAGCTCACCAAATTTGGACGTTGGGATAGAGGACGAGCCCAAATCTAGTTTATGGCAAAAGCTTCTCCGACAGGGAGAAACACTTAGAGTCCAAATACAAATTTAACACAACcatgaagaaaatgagataTAGGCTCTTATACTATCCGTTGATGTTTTTAGAACAAGAACATAGTGTGGTGTGTGGGAGGAGTCCAGTACTACTCTTTATCCCAAATTCATAAATGGTATTGATGAAATTCAATGGACCAACGCCATTCATATATAGGGTGAGAGTACGGCCTTCTTCAAGTATCTACAATTGGCCAACTCATTATAAttccaaaacaaacaaaatatctatGCTAGCTAGTCCACcccaaaaaagaacaaatacaACAAATTTCCCATATATTTAGGACCACATTCTCTAAATTCTTGTGTACTTGTGTCTTTCACAAGGCTATCGAGACCAGCATTAACGGTTAGAAACTTAACGCTCAAGTAATTAAGATCGGTTGCAAATCTTTTTATCTTTATCCCAACGTAAATTTTCGGACAAATCTTTAATAACCATCCATTAACTCAGTAGATAAATTACAGAAATTAGGCTAAAAATAGGAAAGATcttaatatatatgaataagaCATGTGGTCAGTACGTGATTGACGGAGTTGGTTCTAATTGATTAATTAGTCCCATCGGACGGTTGTGGATTGCTAATGAAAAGCTTGATTATGTAGTCATGGATAtatgttaatgtttttttttttttttggatatatatatatttattgtaatGAGACTATTATAAGGTTTCCCACTAAAGAGGCGGTCTCAAGGGCACGTGGTGGCTGATTCCGCTAGTTATTAAACTACTGGCGACTTTCCAGTTATACCGTTGAGTCCCAACCTCCTCCCAGCTGTACATAGCTGTCCAATCCTCCCCCATGTGACCCCACTGCACAAACACATAGATTCACAGATTGCACAAGATTTATTCTCATTTTGAAagtgaagagaaaagaagagctTTAATGGTATGTAGTGGTTGTGGTTCTTCTTCTTGTGGCTTTCTTCCCTCTTAACATTCTCTTGTGCTTTTGGGTGGTTCTGTTTTGGTTTGCTTTGTCTGGTTTTCTTTCCTACAATAAGGTGTTTCTCTTGCTTTCCGACATTGTATGTTTGAGTGAGTTTCTGTAAGAGATTGTCATTTAATTTGGTTTGGTGGtttgttgggttgggttgggttgaGTCATTTTTGTGTGTCATGGCACAATTGCCTCCCAAAATCCCAAACATGACACCAAATTGGCATGACATTTCACACCAAAAACTAGCTTCAATTGGGAGCAGCACCAAAACCactgccaccaccaccacctcctctCCGAACCCTTCTTGGGTGGACGAGTTCCTCGACTTCTCGTCGGCGAGGCGGGGGTCTCACCGGAGATCCGTCAGCGACTCAATAACCTTCCTGGAGGCCCCAGTGCTAGATGAATGTCGTGGCTCAGGTACTACCGCACCACCGGGGTCCGGGACTACTAGCAATGACTTTGACAGGTTTGATGACGAGCAATTCTTGTCCATGTTCACCGATGAAATGTCTACGGCCGTGGCCCCCACCGTGTCATCCTCGAACCCCTCCACGCCATCCGATCATAACAGCATTAATGATGATCAGAAAGAGACACCATCACATGATCATCTCCAGCTGAAGCAGCATCAGCAGCTAAAGAATGAATCTGAGGAGGTAGAAAGCCAATGCCAGTCGGACACACAAACTCTTCCCAACGCACTGGCAAACACGTCCAATGATAGAATAACTGATCCTAAGAGGGTAAAGAGGTAATCAGGAAAATCACATTTTGATTTTACTCTTTAGCAACAAAAGCTTGTGAATTTGCTAATTTTCTTGGCAAGACTGCAAAACCATTCAAAACCCATTTGAGTTTTCAATTATTCAGCAAGAAACAGACAATGTCGTCAAAATTTGGAGTCGATAAATTAATGGTTTTCTCACACATTTCGTTGGTCTTGCATTAGAATCTTGGCAAACAGACAGTCTGCACAAAGATCAAGGGTGAGGAAGCTACAATACATATCAGAGCTTGAACGTAGTGTCACCTCattacaagtatatatatatatatatatatacacatatatatttgtgtgATTTTATCTATGAATTAAGGTTCTGAGAGTCTGCAACTGTACTCATTTTCGTTTCCTCTCTTATTGGCAATTGAAGGCTGAGGTTTCAGTGTTGTCACCACGAGTTGCGTTTCTAGACCATCATCGCTTGCTTCTAAATGTTGACAACAGTGCTCTTAAGCAAAGAATCGCCGCCCTTGCTCAAGATAAGATTTTCAAAGATGGTATGTGCTTACTTCTCCCATTTATAAGGATCTATTTTCAAATAACTTGTTCATAATTGAAGCAAGAGGGTGTTTACTACTACTGTTAGAATATGCATTTCCCCAGTATACTCCACATATATAGGATGCCAATTAAGCTAAGTCCAACttgttattaattaaatgattaattttatttttttcaatcagTTTGAGTTGGGTGATTTATCATGTTATCGAGACAAAGATTATGAGTTTGAACTTACTTGAAATTTTACGTGTCATATATTACTCAGGCAAGTGTCAATGCATATCTTATAATGCTATAGAGTATATCAAGAAAGGACTTCAGAGTATCCACCAAACCTGCAAACATGCATCTTTCTAATTGGTAATACTATAATAAGTACTCGaaattgatgtaacttttaaaattattattggatcaaaattcaataatcatctattaattttaaaagttatattaatttgaaatgattaaaaaaaacacgAGTCTTCGTTTTAGTATGAATCATTTCTAATACATGCACGGTgaataaacaaaattttgaaagaaaatatatataacccaAAATATATAGGGCTCTCAGGTTCATTCTCATAATGTCATCATAGAGAAGAATATAAACTCATTTTTATGGGTTATTTTAGAGATCAGTGTGTAAGAATATAACAAAAGCTATCTGCTAATTTCAGTTTTCTTGACTTTTTTCAATTGTTGAGACCACAATATTTAGTATATGTTCAGTACATGCATCATGACACAATTTCTCAGTCACCTCTGTATCCATGGCTAGCATTggatcaaatatatatatatatatatatatatatatatatttctttatcaaatcACCATTACTGTTTTCTTGAAAGTTTCACGTGCAGATtaatttcatacaactttaaGGGGGAGTTAGGAAAGTGATTGGAGGGTCAAACAGAAATAGTTTTAAGATAAAGTTacgcatgcatatatatatatatatatatatatatatatatatatatatatacacatatgtaAGTGTGTGTTGACGTTTGCTTTGTCAGACCACCTCGATCGAAATGAGcttaaccaaaaacaaaactttattttgtaAACAAATGCAGCTCATCAAGAAGCACTGAAGAGGGAAATAGAGAGACTCAGGCAGGTTTATCACCAACAGAGCCTGAAGAAGATGGAAAATACTGATCATGATCATGCCAACGCTTGTAACGACAAAGAGCAGCTTCTCAATGTTTGACCCTCTTCCACAGACTGCATTTACAAGGTCTAGCCaagaacaaaagagaaaatcaactggattttttttatcatttttcgcGGAATATGTTACATGTGACCCATCAAAATGCTGGCTAATTACTTTCAGTAGCCACTGATCATGGAAGGGGTTTTGTTGGGAATAAGGCACATTCTGAGCAATCACGTGATATGTTCACCTTTAAGAATGGGACCACTCAAAGGTTGCATGATTGGGCTTGCAGGAAAGAACATGTGCCTCTGTGTTTTTaaacaaagccaaaaaaaaagaaaaaaagaaaaagaaaaagaaattaatgggaGGTGTGGTGATGAttcttttagtattttataagGCTCAGATTCTTTTagattctttttgttgttttaatatATTAGTCTTGTAAGGCAAAGGATGGTGGGTTTGTGTTGGGATGTATGAAAGAAAGCATTGTCAAGGAAGTGTTTGGTACTTTGATGTCACATTTACTGTACTTTTCtctgtgtttttcttggttgtATAATAATAAACTTTATTTGTTCATACCcactcagaaaaaaaaaaaaaaaaaaaaaaaaaaacttatccaCTGAtcataatcttttttcttttgaattggATCCTAATTCTTAATATTTGTATTTCGAATTGATTGAAGATCGATTCTAAATATGAAGAACTTAATGGATACACTTGGACAGAACTGAGAAGGTACTAATTGTATATCACCccaaattttattctttataaaaaaataaaaaaataaaacattgagGATAAGGCACATCCATATGGTGATATTTTATAGATGaaataatagttttgaaaaattgtaTCATTGGTCCCTATGGttaacctaaattacaaatcactcattgtcGTATCAAAATTAAATCAGAGATCTCTGTGGTTGGTTTAGTTTACAAATCGGTCtctggagtcaaattctgttaaaatatttgacagATTCCATTACGCGCCACGTCAGCAtgaataagatggcgacacatgtcactcttaataaaaaaaagatattaaaaatataaataaataaaaggagaaaGTATACAttacctcctcaaactaccacctcattgtcaatgtccctcctaaactactaattgtgtcaatctcctcccaaactaccattcaattgtcaattttttttagaaaaaaacaaaacgaaaaaaataactgaaaattgcaaaaaaaataaaacaaaataaaataacaaacaaatgaaaaaaaaaggcccgtttttatttttttagtttttttttttgtataactttttgttattttagattttgtttttttaaaagacaaaaaaattgataattgaGTGGTAATTTAAGAGTGATATGTGTACTTTACtctaaataaaacttaaaaaattaattttttttttttatttttataaaaagtaaaattttttggAAAAGGAAAGGGGGTGGCCTAGCCACCCCCGGCCAATGGTGGCGGCCGCGCCACCCTTAGttctcaaattttgttttctttttaaaaagatatacttttttttagttttatttatttatatatttttttttattaagagtgacaagTGTCGATATCTTATTTCCGCTGAAGTGGCGCCTAACAGAatgtttcaaaatttttaacgaaatttgactccaagaaacaatttgtaaattaggccaaccacagggatctttgaattaattttaatatgattatgagtgatttataatttagataaACTACAGGGACCAATAGTGCAATTTTTCCTAACAATTTTGGAAGACTTAATTTCATTATGGAGGATTAAATAGTAAAGAGGGTAGTTATTTAGAGTAAAAAAGATTTTTAGgagtttattttatattttagacTGTTGGTTTGGATCAAAGAAATAAGAGGAGTTCATTGATCGAGGAGGCTAGTCCAGGCATTTGATTTTGTTGTGAAAAATTTGTAGGTATATATCGAGGGATGTCATTTGGGGCTAAGGAGAACTCTTGGAAGTTAACATGGGTTTAGAAGATTGAgagataaaacaaaataatcatggCAAGACTTCGATCTATCGAAACTAGATTTCATGAATTGATTGAAACGAAACTAAATTGTAGAGTTGTATGTTCAAGAAAATATGAGTCACTTgttctaacatatatatatgtagagtTGTTTTTTGGTTGGTTTGGTTTGATAATGTATGTAGTGTCTTTGAGTTTTCAGCTGGGAAAGGCTGATGAGTTGTAAGTCTGTGTTTGGTTAttgctagaaaaaaaaaaaaaagttctatgTTGCAGTTGCAGATGAATGGATTCAAAACAACTGGGGGTTAAAGCTAGAACAAGTGTttagtcactacaaaaaatattgcATTTTGCCACTTGCAGGTCGCCATGTGTAAATAGTCACGTGTGCGAGGCGTGGTAGATCCGGTTATTGCAAATTGTACAATTTGCCACATGTAATTACTGTACACGCAGCTGACAGTCAGCCGCGTGTATTGTGATACTCGTGGCCACTGTGCCACGTGTATCACAATACacgtggcaatttttttttaatatttttttctaatttattttttttaatttttttcggttaattacttttttaatttaattactttgttttaaaaaaaatttcttatttccgtccaaaaatatcgcaaaatctattttacccaaaattatcacaaaatcaaattatacaaatcaataattaataacgtgtTTGTTAACTACACAAATCAACATAACAATATCTATACATTTGAATATCATATACTAATAAACGTACTcgttactaacaaaaaataattacacaaaatatctacacatttgaagggcgtccctgcggatcaggaggtaccgtcccaggcgtatACCCGCCAACCGGCAATTGCTGCGTAAgggatggtgtagcgggcgatgGTGTAGCGACaagggagtgctggctcagccgtcgtccaataggcgacaacgGACTAATcattgtcgcattacctgcaagcaataaaaagaattaaagtatataatattatatgcaaattaaacaagtaatgaaaacaaattaaaaataattttgttgtatACCGAATATGAATCATACCtacagatgcactactaacagatgacgtactacctacgtttgTAGGCGAAGACTACTGAGCACCAAGGCATGCATGTGATTCTCCCATAGAGGCCGTGAAGGCCTCGAATTGTCGCATGCGTTGCTCCAAGATGTCATTCCTCTCTCACTCACTACCGAGCATCGTCTGCATTTCCACCATCTGCTGGGcatgttcggcccaatcccgagatgtgcCCTCAGGTGGTCCCCCTTGTGAGCAAGCCCTGTATAAGAAACACGTCCCACGACCAGAAGTAACGTTCTGCCCAACCTGCCAaaccctccccgcgtactcaCGCCTCCCAACCGCCCGttcgtacgcgtcgttcggtgcccaacgcatcGTGTCTTCTGAGACGCTCTGCATGGCGgcaggatcactggataaacccTGCGTCATCCTCTCATGTATgtcgtcaacataaaatacacatatGTTGAATAATGCcatatcacacgcataacttagaaatattagtaaaatagatcagtagcatacgcataggacccatgtacgttcattcaagtaagtgtcgtccttccttgtgtgcgtcttcacgaaTGACTTGGCGCGAGTGGgtggcgtgccagatgtacatgctTGTCGCcatccagttgaaatatataacaaacagtaatactatatattgtgtaaaaaaaaaaacaattaggcacaaatatgaaaaataattacatGTATTTGTttatacctcatcgtgattaaatctggcataacctTTGGAGCCCAAACAATGAGGGAGGTCATTCTTCTCCCGCATCCACTTGATCCGTTCACAagtcgcctacgcattgaacatttcataaaaatgtaagcattgacacacttaaagtagtaataaaacTAAATGAACTATTATTAAAAATGAGCTCCAATTTTGTAATACAATCAAAGATTTACATACCATTTTTTGCTCAGTGGACCAATCGCTCAGAAGGTACTCCACTTTTGCTGtgtcatacttctcaaaaactttctcCGGCACTCTTGCACGTATAATCTCGggtgtgtcaccgtctcgaatagcTAGCTTGGTTCtaaacttcgacttccacgagcggtgcttacggccaatatcagcCCACGCTTCATGCTATGCCTTGCGCTCGTCTACGGATACAGGTAGAtaaaactcctcctgcacattcaatttaagcattaattttaaaagttcaacaaaaacttaatcttaagtttaatttaaataaataaattagattcataaacataccatcaacGCGTCCCACATAGCCTTCTTAATGTGCTTGTctaccttcgcccattcgtccAGCATACGTATGTGGGACCCGCTCCTGATAAGCATGCCCGTAGCACGCCTAAAatgattgcaggctcgtcctacgggttgtgttgcagcattgtactgcaacacaatcttcttccccctcgggagcacccaattcctctcggggtccctaatcacctcataatagatgctcccgtctgggttgtaccctaataaaaaaataaaaaacatttcattgctttttaactaaaaaaataaattatattaataaatgatataattcaatttataatttttccgAACGacaatattaattattggtaacataatataagtttcaatgatgtataaatatgtacttacgCATCAACCGAATCTAACCAGTCTGTATGCGCTGGGTCGTTGGGTCGTCTGCatgctcctcgccaaccccttccGCCGGGGGAGGCTGTTGATCGTCATTtgaaagcatatcctgggggctatcgggggcTATCGGGGGCTAACTGATCgggacccaacatcgcaacgttcCCCTCATGGGGCATCAAGCTCTCCCCCATAtttggcatctgactctcaccagAAAGTGGCACATGGCTCTCCCTAGAAAGCGGCACCTGGATCTCCCTAGGCGCTGGGCCCTGTCTCTCTACCGGTGCCTGCATCTGTCTCAACCCCgtagccggcatctgcatctcccccgGCTGTGATAGCGGGAACCTATCATCCTGTGTCTCACAATTAGGTCCGCACGTCGTAGGTCCAGTATAGGTGTATGGAAAGTACTACATATTAGCCCAATGTGGGCTGCTCGCATCATGACcgtctcgcacccaccatcgagtcaCATGACCCGGTGAGGTGATCCCCATTTGTGAGAATGTCGGCGGGCACCGAATATGGAGAACaagaatatccagctgtgctggtctgcccgtgatctgatgTGGTCACACCCACCGTACCCGGCAGCAGTGGTCTATAAGCggcatctgggtggtgtggccatgCCGCAGTATATAGTGGCGCCAGAGCTGTGGGCGTGGTCGTGGGAGGCGTGGGTAGGCGTGGTGCCCGATCTGCACATGGAGGGTGTCTCTGGTCCATTGATACCTGcaaacaaatgtagacaaattaattaaaatttgtattttatataccCTAACTAATGAACATGCAAATTACCACTTTAATATTTATGGAAATTTTACAAtgattgtatttattatttactgtatgttacaaattaaaaaaaatattttgagtttaggcaaattgtaccaacaatgaatatagcaatcattgtagAACGgaagcttcaatcggatcaatgtcgggcttGTCGTGCttgaattcatcattcatatcatgttGGTCAGTAGTAGCTAATACGAGAGGTACGCACTCGTGATAGGTTGTACCTGCATCATTACTCCtttccccctgaccaacgtcgtacatgttgcgcggtttagtcctcacgacacaaacccaatttgggttccttccatcttcgacataaaatacttggtctacctgagatgtaagcacgtaaggcTCATCAGTAATCAGTTCTCCCATGTGGActaggtgattgaagttgacaaacactaagCCATAATCGTCTATTCTGAATCCtatgtccatcgtggggtccgcccaattgcacttgaataggacgtacgtagtcctgtcatagtactcgacttcaactatatcggttaactgcccgtagtacgtttcgccttcaacagttggcacacatacgccgttgttctgagtcctccttcccacatcatgggcaagcgtgcggaacagtttTCCATTTACCATGTACCTGTTATACTTGactgctgtctcctttagccctctacaacgcataacaaTTTATGGCCAATTCTTCCCTACGTTGATtgtccaggccatcgacctatgtttttTTCCAACAATTATAGACCACATTGGTTAATTATGGCATATTGATAAACCCTATCTTAAAATTGTATTGTTGAACAAGCAGAAATATTATATACGAAAATAACACTacttccttacatatgcacggtaccattcccaaaactgctcatgatgttgggcttcaagaAGAGCGTCCGCgatgcgacccctagtgcataatcgcctaagcg
Protein-coding regions in this window:
- the LOC133861138 gene encoding basic leucine zipper 61-like isoform X1 encodes the protein MAQLPPKIPNMTPNWHDISHQKLASIGSSTKTTATTTTSSPNPSWVDEFLDFSSARRGSHRRSVSDSITFLEAPVLDECRGSGTTAPPGSGTTSNDFDRFDDEQFLSMFTDEMSTAVAPTVSSSNPSTPSDHNSINDDQKETPSHDHLQLKQHQQLKNESEEVESQCQSDTQTLPNALANTSNDRITDPKRVKRILANRQSAQRSRVRKLQYISELERSVTSLQAEVSVLSPRVAFLDHHRLLLNVDNSALKQRIAALAQDKIFKDAHQEALKREIERLRQVYHQQSLKKMENTDHDHANACNDKEQLLNV
- the LOC133861138 gene encoding basic leucine zipper 61-like isoform X2, whose translation is MAQLPPKIPNMTPNWHDISHQKLASIGSSTKTTATTTTSSPNPSWVDEFLDFSSARRGSHRRSVSDSITFLEAPVLDECRGSGTTAPPGSGTTSNDFDRFDDEQFLSMFTDEMSTAVAPTVSSSNPSTPSDHNSINDDQKETPSHDHLQLKQHQQLKNESEEVESQCQSDTQTLPNALANTSNDRITDPKRVKRILANRQSAQRSRAEVSVLSPRVAFLDHHRLLLNVDNSALKQRIAALAQDKIFKDAHQEALKREIERLRQVYHQQSLKKMENTDHDHANACNDKEQLLNV